One Methanobacterium sp. genomic region harbors:
- a CDS encoding metallophosphoesterase — protein MNSKEIVKLLLNVETEIPLSDKIEDPSIIGPTWKLNIVFSENLDMDTVSDGIKLYKVKSNGKEIEEDIIVGSDENSSSVLYISKSDNTNFTEGEEYKLHIKGGVKSVSGTSLKEEFTNYFAVDYSFNLDSKGILDLNNQRTLILCISDLHLGANDSYAEINRNREALVKFLDQVRTSPNVKELVIAGDLIDEWFIPMNLDTFNGKTQRDFVKAVAVNNKPVMDAFNRIIKEGIIKVTYVPGNHDLLINSEDIQSIMPGIFEARDVKGLGAYTPGDFPEIVVEHGHRYNFYCAPDFSNRSITQTDSILPPGYIFTRMATSSVIQGRPKRDDPLPVVNKNELGEVQYLYFLYWNVWKGLITDLPVKEGLDEKVINTNIDGFTGFYSISDVLPYQNLDNGYIDVKLHKGVIEGWEERQTNNLVPVKIPTSEAVLKGALASHLDDQSSVQYFNNPNSDKRIVIFGHSHEARVITSFNEKQEKNVYINSGTWIDKNECTMTFAVIIPPKSEDSAPAYAGLYQYSQSGDIKKLGSEVLTNLK, from the coding sequence TTGAATTCTAAAGAAATAGTTAAACTACTGCTAAATGTAGAAACAGAGATTCCTTTATCAGATAAAATAGAAGATCCATCTATCATTGGCCCTACATGGAAATTAAATATAGTATTCAGCGAGAATTTAGATATGGATACAGTTTCAGATGGAATAAAACTTTATAAAGTTAAATCTAATGGGAAAGAGATAGAAGAAGATATTATAGTAGGTTCTGATGAAAATTCATCATCTGTTCTTTATATCAGTAAATCTGACAATACAAACTTTACTGAAGGGGAAGAGTATAAACTTCACATAAAGGGCGGAGTAAAATCTGTAAGTGGAACATCTTTAAAAGAAGAATTTACAAATTACTTTGCTGTAGATTACTCATTTAATCTGGATTCAAAGGGCATTTTGGATTTAAACAATCAAAGAACGTTGATATTATGTATAAGTGATCTCCATTTAGGTGCAAACGACAGCTACGCTGAAATTAACAGAAACAGGGAGGCCCTGGTTAAGTTCTTAGATCAAGTTAGAACTTCACCAAATGTCAAAGAACTGGTTATAGCCGGTGATTTAATCGATGAATGGTTTATTCCGATGAATCTGGATACATTTAATGGAAAAACACAGCGGGACTTTGTAAAGGCAGTGGCTGTAAACAATAAACCTGTGATGGATGCCTTTAACCGTATAATAAAAGAAGGCATAATAAAGGTGACATATGTACCTGGAAATCATGATTTATTGATAAATTCCGAAGATATTCAAAGCATCATGCCGGGAATATTTGAAGCCCGTGATGTTAAAGGTTTGGGGGCATATACTCCTGGAGATTTCCCTGAAATAGTTGTTGAACATGGACATAGATATAATTTCTACTGTGCACCTGATTTTTCAAACAGATCTATAACTCAAACAGATTCCATACTGCCTCCGGGATATATCTTTACAAGGATGGCAACAAGTTCAGTTATTCAGGGGCGCCCTAAAAGAGATGATCCATTACCTGTTGTTAATAAAAATGAACTTGGAGAGGTTCAGTATCTTTATTTCCTTTACTGGAATGTCTGGAAAGGCCTTATTACAGATTTACCTGTAAAAGAAGGGCTCGATGAAAAGGTCATAAACACAAATATAGATGGATTTACTGGCTTTTATTCAATAAGCGATGTGTTACCATATCAGAATTTAGATAATGGTTATATCGATGTTAAATTACATAAGGGAGTTATTGAAGGTTGGGAGGAAAGGCAAACTAATAATTTAGTCCCTGTTAAAATACCTACATCAGAAGCAGTTTTGAAAGGAGCTTTGGCCAGTCATCTTGATGATCAATCATCTGTCCAGTATTTCAATAACCCTAATTCTGATAAGAGGATAGTTATATTTGGACATTCTCATGAGGCACGTGTCATAACATCCTTCAATGAAAAACAGGAAAAGAATGTCTATATAAATTCAGGTACCTGGATAGATAAAAATGAATGTACCATGACATTTGCTGTTATTATACCTCCAAAAAGTGAAGATTCAGCTCCTGCATACGCGGGTCTTTATCAATACTCTCAAAGTGGAGATATTAAAAAATTAGGTTCTGAAGTGCTCACAAATTTGAAATAG
- a CDS encoding HAD family hydrolase has translation MVQNNILMLFDIDGTLVQGAECHYKAYIEGVKKFYGMEDYVHSVNAAGKSDKLILQEILTLGGLTTAEIQKDFQNCLDFMADYYLKNVQCEDIHVFEGTVELLEELQRKNVLLGLVTGNLEPIAHAKLGRAGLDSYFSFGGFGSDNADRSLMVKKALNIAKNQFGFKGDKIFVVGDTPRDVEAAQAYNLKTIAVATGMYSVKELVDCGADYVVENFKNTDKIMEILYK, from the coding sequence ATGGTTCAAAATAATATTTTAATGCTGTTTGATATCGATGGAACATTAGTTCAGGGAGCGGAATGTCATTATAAAGCTTATATAGAAGGTGTTAAGAAATTTTACGGCATGGAAGATTATGTACACAGTGTAAACGCCGCAGGTAAAAGTGATAAACTAATTTTACAGGAAATATTAACATTAGGGGGATTAACTACAGCAGAAATCCAGAAAGATTTCCAAAACTGTTTGGATTTCATGGCTGATTACTACCTGAAAAATGTACAGTGTGAAGATATACATGTATTTGAGGGAACTGTTGAACTTTTAGAGGAGCTCCAGCGCAAAAATGTGCTTTTAGGATTAGTAACAGGAAATTTAGAGCCTATAGCCCACGCTAAACTAGGAAGGGCAGGTCTTGATAGTTACTTCTCATTTGGAGGTTTTGGAAGCGACAACGCTGACCGTTCATTAATGGTTAAAAAAGCTTTAAACATTGCAAAAAACCAGTTTGGATTTAAGGGGGATAAAATTTTTGTCGTGGGAGATACTCCTCGTGATGTAGAAGCAGCTCAAGCATATAACCTTAAAACTATAGCAGTGGCTACTGGAATGTACAGTGTTAAAGAATTAGTGGATTGTGGGGCAGATTACGTTGTAGAAAACTTTAAAAACACGGATAAAATCATGGAAATTCTTTATAAATGA
- a CDS encoding rubredoxin: MYKCDVCSYIYDPANGDPENGIETGTDLEDLPSDWVCPVCGIEKNYFYPLENKKLNYHENGRIMSLISSIFIQELKK; encoded by the coding sequence ATGTATAAATGTGATGTATGCAGTTATATTTACGATCCAGCTAATGGAGATCCTGAAAATGGAATTGAAACAGGGACTGATTTAGAGGATCTTCCATCAGATTGGGTTTGCCCTGTATGCGGCATAGAAAAAAATTATTTTTACCCTCTGGAAAATAAAAAACTAAATTATCATGAAAATGGCCGAATTATGTCTTTAATAAGCAGTATATTCATTCAAGAATTAAAGAAATAA
- a CDS encoding ferritin family protein: MEIINEHEIGICKNTDIEEAVQANFNGECQEVGMYLAMARQAQRDGLPEVGEVLTRIALDEANHASHFAELGGIIKPSLKENIEMMLNGETMANNEKKAAAKKAKECDIDPAHDFFDESSRDEGRHAKMLEGILERYFK, encoded by the coding sequence ATGGAAATAATAAACGAACACGAAATTGGAATTTGTAAAAACACAGATATAGAAGAAGCAGTTCAGGCCAATTTTAACGGAGAATGCCAGGAAGTAGGAATGTACCTGGCTATGGCCCGCCAGGCACAAAGAGACGGCCTTCCAGAAGTAGGCGAAGTCTTGACAAGAATTGCACTGGATGAAGCTAACCACGCTTCCCATTTTGCAGAACTTGGTGGAATTATTAAGCCTTCCCTCAAAGAAAACATTGAAATGATGTTAAATGGTGAAACAATGGCTAACAATGAAAAGAAAGCCGCAGCTAAAAAAGCTAAAGAGTGTGATATTGACCCGGCTCATGATTTCTTTGATGAAAGCTCAAGGGATGAAGGCCGCCATGCTAAAATGCTAGAGGGAATTTTAGAAAGATATTTTAAATAA
- a CDS encoding FprA family A-type flavoprotein has protein sequence MKAESMKIKEGVYWVGVLDWDLRTYHGYTLDGTSYNAYMVFGEDKTALIDNSYPGTFPELIARVEDACKKEGREFKVDVIVQNHVEKDHSGVLTELHKKFPEAPVYCTEIAVEGLKKHFPGVSDVNFVTVGTGDALDLGGKTLAFLDAFLLHWPDSMFTLYAEEGILFPNDAFGQHLCFPQLYDNEIPDYVLMDATKKFYANLITPISKLVLKKFQEVTDLGLLEQIKMIAPAHGQIWTDPMKVIGAYSDWATGKCEDKITIIYDTMHYSTQQMAHAIANGAMSEGVDVKVYYLHEDERSEIVKDILDSKAIALGAPTIYDEPFPSVGDLIFYLRGLKFNRTGRERLAVTFGSMGGEGGAPKKLAEELKNCGFDVKDQYEIYYVPDADELEKCFQTGKKLAQEIKGL, from the coding sequence ATGAAAGCAGAGTCAATGAAAATTAAGGAAGGAGTATACTGGGTTGGAGTATTAGACTGGGATTTAAGAACATATCATGGTTACACACTTGATGGAACCAGTTATAATGCTTACATGGTTTTTGGGGAAGATAAAACAGCTTTAATAGATAATTCTTACCCTGGAACATTTCCAGAATTAATAGCACGTGTTGAAGACGCCTGCAAGAAGGAAGGTAGAGAATTTAAAGTTGATGTGATTGTACAGAACCACGTTGAAAAAGACCACAGTGGAGTCTTAACAGAACTGCACAAAAAATTCCCGGAAGCACCTGTATACTGTACTGAAATTGCAGTTGAAGGGCTTAAAAAACATTTCCCAGGTGTTTCAGACGTTAATTTCGTTACAGTAGGAACTGGTGACGCTCTGGATTTAGGAGGAAAGACTCTTGCTTTCTTAGATGCATTTTTATTACACTGGCCTGACAGCATGTTTACACTGTACGCAGAAGAAGGTATTTTATTCCCTAATGATGCATTTGGACAGCACTTATGCTTCCCACAGCTTTATGATAATGAAATACCAGATTACGTGCTTATGGATGCCACTAAAAAATTTTATGCCAATTTAATCACCCCAATATCAAAACTGGTACTTAAAAAATTCCAGGAAGTCACTGATTTAGGCCTTCTTGAACAAATCAAGATGATTGCCCCTGCACACGGGCAGATATGGACCGATCCAATGAAAGTAATAGGTGCATACAGCGATTGGGCCACTGGAAAATGCGAAGATAAAATAACCATTATATATGACACCATGCACTATTCAACCCAGCAGATGGCCCATGCAATAGCAAATGGAGCTATGAGTGAAGGAGTAGATGTAAAAGTATATTACCTCCACGAAGATGAAAGGAGCGAAATTGTGAAAGATATTCTTGACAGTAAAGCGATAGCTCTGGGAGCCCCAACAATTTACGATGAACCGTTCCCAAGTGTAGGAGATTTAATATTTTACCTCCGCGGCCTTAAGTTCAACAGAACAGGTAGAGAACGCCTTGCTGTGACCTTTGGATCAATGGGTGGTGAAGGCGGAGCACCTAAAAAATTAGCTGAAGAGCTTAAAAACTGTGGATTCGATGTAAAAGATCAATACGAAATATATTACGTACCTGATGCAGATGAACTGGAAAAATGCTTCCAGACAGGTAAAAAACTTGCTCAGGAGATAAAAGGGCTTTAA
- a CDS encoding V4R domain-containing protein, translating into MAKKNQKKQKNTGVKLFSTEKGINVIKSPMKAQILSLLEKNEMSFDRIVENTGKSKSTVSEHLQALVDDGIIDYRPDPEDRRRKIFYIKSRHLGDVSSIKELEEGAEHYFAGVSNYKDPFEFFRLMFRTIRVALLKEGINIDPLLHQAGIKVGETVYNDLESSDTEEFIKNIAEFWEGNKLGRVKIESTEPIVINAYDCFECEDLPQIGRSACAFDSGILEAIFSKHFGHEVNADEVKCYAKGDDYCCFVIKEKELGNPDYKSLTS; encoded by the coding sequence ATGGCTAAAAAAAATCAGAAGAAACAGAAGAACACGGGCGTGAAACTATTCTCAACTGAGAAAGGAATAAATGTCATTAAAAGCCCCATGAAAGCTCAAATATTGTCTTTACTTGAGAAAAATGAAATGAGCTTTGACCGCATCGTGGAAAACACAGGCAAATCCAAATCCACAGTTTCAGAGCACCTTCAAGCCCTGGTAGACGATGGAATAATTGATTACAGGCCAGATCCAGAAGATCGACGGAGAAAAATATTTTATATCAAATCACGCCACTTAGGAGATGTATCTTCTATAAAAGAACTTGAAGAAGGTGCAGAACATTACTTTGCAGGAGTTTCCAATTACAAAGATCCATTTGAATTCTTCAGGCTCATGTTTAGAACCATCAGGGTTGCTCTATTAAAAGAGGGCATAAATATAGATCCTTTACTGCACCAAGCAGGCATAAAAGTTGGGGAAACAGTTTACAATGATCTAGAATCATCAGATACAGAAGAATTCATTAAAAACATTGCAGAATTCTGGGAAGGAAATAAATTAGGGCGAGTTAAAATTGAAAGTACTGAGCCTATAGTTATAAATGCCTACGACTGCTTTGAATGTGAAGATTTACCCCAGATTGGAAGATCTGCATGTGCATTTGATTCAGGAATATTGGAAGCAATTTTTTCAAAACACTTCGGCCATGAAGTTAACGCTGATGAAGTCAAATGCTACGCTAAAGGCGATGACTACTGCTGTTTTGTAATAAAAGAAAAGGAACTTGGAAATCCCGATTATAAAAGTTTAACATCGTAA
- the cobI gene encoding precorrin-2 C(20)-methyltransferase → MKKGKFIGIGVGPGDPDLLTVKAVKALNKVNVICAPKSSKSKPSVALSIINPVLNDRESKYETLEPLFPMIEDKNELQKYWADAAHVIIEKLNKGLDVAFITLGDPSVYSTFSYVFKIIEGMDFETMIIPGITSFTGCAASAKMQLAEKDEIIVIVPKVDERLSQIMACGDTFVIMKTSRHSDMLEDIINQDKRDKEIISVQNCSMKDEKIFNGFVEDKKYLSTTIVKFKNNKK, encoded by the coding sequence ATGAAAAAAGGCAAATTCATAGGTATAGGTGTGGGGCCTGGAGACCCTGATCTTTTAACAGTAAAAGCCGTAAAGGCACTGAATAAAGTCAATGTAATATGTGCACCTAAATCTTCAAAATCAAAGCCAAGTGTGGCATTATCAATTATAAATCCGGTTTTAAATGATCGTGAAAGCAAGTATGAAACTTTGGAACCTCTTTTTCCCATGATTGAAGACAAAAATGAGCTTCAAAAGTATTGGGCCGATGCTGCACATGTTATAATTGAGAAATTGAATAAAGGACTGGATGTTGCATTTATAACATTAGGGGACCCTTCTGTTTACAGTACATTCTCTTACGTGTTCAAGATAATTGAAGGCATGGACTTTGAAACAATGATAATTCCAGGCATAACCTCATTTACAGGGTGTGCGGCAAGTGCAAAAATGCAGCTTGCAGAAAAAGATGAGATCATTGTTATAGTGCCGAAGGTAGATGAAAGGTTATCCCAGATTATGGCATGTGGGGATACATTTGTTATAATGAAAACATCAAGGCACTCTGATATGCTTGAAGACATTATAAATCAGGATAAGAGGGATAAAGAAATAATATCTGTTCAAAACTGCAGCATGAAGGATGAAAAGATATTTAATGGATTTGTAGAGGATAAGAAGTATTTATCCACTACCATTGTTAAATTTAAAAATAATAAGAAGTAG
- a CDS encoding ATP-dependent DNA helicase, whose protein sequence is MDNGFFCSECKMIKQRCICSTKKLKENKSTGIPRDHIASLKMENPSVKNRILNNFPFEEPREGQLEIISKIDSAIEEGYKYIILEAGTGTGKSAIATTLARMYEPAYILTMTKQLQSQYANEFSYPLVKGRGNFSCKSGDLEISCDNGMCQTTPRSQKFSCDFGVTKTEGDEAHFAFEDAGGFPYYFKSLDKCSYWQQKADAANSDITLMNYDYALLELNYVRHFPKRNFMVLDEAHNIEDKLMRRLEVNLLNQSLEKDIKKTIPPQMLNFEDPEEWILFVEILHDAYKEINTKKLPKNKGDRIVSTRFRLRELLTNLEEHAENWVIDPTPGGVSFKPLKIDVYAQNMLFKHADICLFMSATILDHRLFCKWLGIDYKEAYPLKIKSNFPASGRPVYIKPVGNMSQRSIKFTAPKTLPILKRIMDHHKHEKGLIHTHNYKCQKYIMANLKDPRLMGHTYINREMKLQQFEKTDKPMVLVSPSMSEGVDLPYEKCQFQVIYKIPFPYLGDKQVNSRKKHDPKWYAYKTIMTLIQAYGRGMRAEDDFCATYILDRNIKMLFNNPLYKALVPRSFKEAIALEEEWLITDNFEEEY, encoded by the coding sequence ATGGATAATGGCTTTTTTTGCAGCGAATGTAAGATGATAAAACAGCGATGCATTTGCTCTACAAAGAAATTAAAGGAAAACAAATCAACAGGAATTCCAAGAGATCACATAGCTAGTCTTAAAATGGAAAATCCCAGTGTAAAAAATAGAATACTAAATAATTTTCCATTTGAAGAACCAAGGGAAGGACAGCTGGAGATAATATCAAAAATTGACAGTGCAATCGAGGAAGGATACAAATATATAATCCTTGAAGCAGGGACTGGAACTGGAAAATCAGCGATAGCAACAACGCTTGCAAGGATGTATGAACCTGCTTATATCCTCACCATGACAAAACAGCTCCAAAGTCAGTACGCAAATGAATTCAGCTATCCTTTAGTTAAAGGAAGAGGAAACTTCTCATGCAAGTCTGGAGATTTAGAGATAAGCTGTGATAATGGAATGTGTCAGACAACCCCCAGATCACAGAAATTTTCCTGTGACTTTGGTGTAACCAAAACTGAGGGTGATGAAGCTCATTTTGCATTTGAAGATGCAGGAGGATTTCCATATTACTTCAAATCCCTGGACAAATGCAGCTACTGGCAGCAGAAAGCAGATGCCGCAAACAGCGACATAACCCTGATGAATTATGATTATGCACTTCTTGAGCTCAATTACGTGAGGCACTTTCCAAAAAGGAATTTCATGGTGCTTGATGAAGCCCACAACATCGAAGATAAGCTCATGCGCAGGTTAGAGGTTAATTTACTAAATCAAAGTCTTGAAAAAGATATTAAAAAAACGATACCTCCACAAATGCTGAATTTCGAAGACCCCGAAGAGTGGATACTTTTCGTTGAAATTCTCCATGATGCCTACAAAGAGATCAACACTAAAAAACTTCCCAAAAATAAGGGCGATAGAATAGTTAGTACTCGGTTTAGACTGCGCGAACTCCTGACTAATTTAGAAGAGCACGCTGAAAACTGGGTTATAGACCCTACCCCTGGCGGAGTGTCATTTAAACCATTGAAAATTGATGTATATGCACAGAATATGCTGTTTAAACATGCAGATATCTGTCTTTTTATGAGTGCAACTATCCTGGATCATCGTTTATTCTGCAAATGGCTTGGAATTGACTATAAAGAGGCTTATCCCCTTAAAATCAAAAGTAATTTTCCAGCATCAGGACGGCCGGTTTATATAAAACCCGTTGGGAACATGTCCCAGAGATCAATTAAATTTACCGCACCTAAAACACTTCCAATCCTTAAAAGGATCATGGATCATCACAAACATGAAAAAGGGTTGATTCACACACATAATTATAAATGTCAAAAATATATAATGGCTAATCTAAAAGATCCACGGTTAATGGGCCACACTTACATAAATAGAGAAATGAAACTGCAGCAGTTCGAAAAAACAGATAAACCAATGGTGCTTGTAAGCCCGTCAATGAGTGAAGGTGTAGACCTCCCCTACGAAAAATGTCAGTTTCAGGTGATTTATAAAATACCATTCCCTTACCTTGGAGATAAACAGGTAAACAGCAGGAAGAAACATGACCCCAAATGGTATGCTTATAAGACCATTATGACTCTTATTCAAGCTTATGGGCGAGGAATGAGAGCAGAAGACGATTTCTGTGCAACTTATATTTTAGACAGGAATATTAAAATGCTGTTTAACAATCCACTTTATAAGGCACTTGTCCCAAGATCATTTAAAGAAGCCATCGCCTTGGAGGAAGAATGGCTAATTACTGACAATTTTGAGGAAGAATACTAG
- a CDS encoding YbhB/YbcL family Raf kinase inhibitor-like protein: MALNLGDLQIHSPAFDPLERIPECYVYDADNISPPVEWSGAPPDTKEFALICHDPDAPLPYGFTHWVVYGIPADITGIAEGEGKKAFTEGTTGYGEQGWGGPAPPPGHGPHHYYFWLYALDKVLNLKPGLTREQLLDAIADHVTVQARLVGIYEL; encoded by the coding sequence ATGGCATTGAATTTAGGAGATCTCCAAATACACAGCCCTGCTTTTGACCCTCTGGAGCGTATTCCAGAATGTTATGTATATGATGCGGATAATATTTCTCCTCCAGTGGAGTGGAGCGGTGCTCCACCTGATACGAAAGAATTTGCATTAATTTGCCATGATCCCGATGCTCCACTTCCTTATGGATTTACCCATTGGGTTGTATATGGTATACCTGCAGATATCACAGGCATTGCTGAAGGTGAAGGAAAAAAGGCTTTTACAGAAGGCACCACTGGATATGGAGAACAGGGGTGGGGAGGTCCAGCTCCGCCTCCAGGACACGGGCCCCATCATTATTACTTCTGGTTATATGCTCTTGACAAGGTTCTTAACTTAAAACCGGGATTAACTCGTGAACAGCTGTTAGATGCTATCGCTGACCATGTCACTGTACAGGCTCGTCTCGTTGGAATTTACGAGTTATAA
- a CDS encoding FAD-dependent oxidoreductase → MSDEIPGKAKSFWIDSTPETGFSKLETGLKVDVAVLGGGIAGLTTAIMLKEVGKSVAVIEARRIVEDITATTTAKISAHAFFYSTMMDNLGKEKTQMFAEANLKAVESVSNLVSKYGIDCDFHRTPCYIYTEAGEEAGIYKSEAEVAPGLGLPVSYVEDISFAPNAKAGVVYQNQAEFHPRKYLLGLSEEITCEGSYIFENTRVLKIKEGTPYEIETNNGSIKADNVVVATHFPIYDPDNLYTQLKITRSYIMAYYARKTLPDGMYVCLNPFHTYRSIPTDRGNMIMIAGEHQIVGTPIDTRKCYNRLEEYAEDNWEIESIEYHWSNQDNAAPDGLPIIGETSKSGVYVATAFGGWGMTHATTAAYLITDLITGKENPLVELFDPLRFKNSKPIVSSDDGKLEIARKFQGNEIAWPSNMEVPDLSRDEARVISKGKEKFSVYLDEKGHMHRLQAVCNHRGCTLVWNTAEKTWDCPCHGSRYNYYGQVIHGPALVDLKKYPENR, encoded by the coding sequence ATGTCAGATGAAATACCTGGAAAAGCAAAAAGCTTCTGGATAGATAGTACTCCTGAAACAGGCTTTTCCAAATTGGAAACTGGGCTTAAAGTAGATGTTGCGGTACTTGGTGGAGGTATAGCCGGCCTTACAACTGCAATAATGCTTAAAGAAGTGGGTAAATCAGTTGCAGTGATTGAAGCGAGGCGTATAGTGGAAGATATAACTGCCACTACTACTGCAAAGATCAGTGCACACGCATTTTTTTACAGTACAATGATGGATAATTTAGGCAAAGAAAAGACCCAAATGTTTGCTGAAGCTAATTTAAAAGCTGTAGAATCTGTTTCTAATTTAGTATCTAAATATGGTATAGATTGTGATTTCCACAGGACTCCCTGTTATATTTACACTGAAGCTGGAGAGGAGGCAGGTATATATAAATCTGAAGCAGAAGTAGCACCTGGACTTGGACTTCCAGTATCATATGTTGAAGATATTTCTTTTGCGCCTAATGCCAAAGCAGGAGTGGTTTACCAGAATCAGGCAGAATTTCATCCCCGTAAGTATCTTCTTGGTCTGTCTGAAGAAATAACATGCGAAGGAAGCTACATATTTGAAAATACAAGAGTTCTTAAGATAAAAGAAGGGACTCCTTATGAAATTGAAACTAATAATGGCTCCATTAAAGCAGATAATGTTGTAGTGGCCACTCATTTCCCAATATATGATCCAGATAATCTTTACACTCAGTTAAAAATAACAAGATCATATATAATGGCATATTATGCTAGAAAAACATTACCTGATGGGATGTACGTATGTCTCAACCCGTTTCACACATATCGATCAATTCCAACTGATAGGGGTAATATGATCATGATTGCAGGCGAACACCAAATTGTTGGGACTCCTATTGATACCAGAAAGTGTTATAATCGGTTAGAAGAATATGCTGAGGATAATTGGGAAATTGAATCGATTGAATATCACTGGTCTAATCAGGATAATGCCGCTCCTGACGGACTGCCTATCATTGGAGAAACTTCTAAGTCTGGAGTTTATGTTGCAACTGCTTTTGGAGGTTGGGGAATGACTCACGCTACGACTGCGGCTTATTTAATTACAGATCTTATAACTGGCAAAGAAAATCCTTTAGTGGAGTTATTTGATCCATTACGATTTAAAAATTCAAAACCAATTGTATCTTCTGATGATGGAAAATTAGAAATCGCCCGGAAGTTCCAGGGAAATGAAATAGCATGGCCATCAAACATGGAAGTCCCTGATTTATCCAGGGATGAAGCTCGTGTGATAAGCAAAGGGAAAGAGAAATTTTCGGTATATCTTGATGAAAAAGGGCATATGCATCGTTTACAGGCAGTTTGTAACCATAGGGGGTGCACGCTAGTTTGGAACACCGCAGAAAAAACATGGGACTGCCCATGTCACGGGTCCCGTTATAATTACTATGGACAGGTTATACATGGCCCGGCACTGGTAGACCTTAAAAAATATCCGGAAAATAGATAA
- a CDS encoding Rieske 2Fe-2S domain-containing protein produces MFKIDFRGDRISFVEVAKMDELPEGSMKHVEKGDTEILLANVDGKIYAVSDRCGHMNARLSMGRLQGTTVICPLHASQFDVTTGKNIKEPVLTSIPGEEKVPALKKYSERLEKIIAPVKTYDLPTFNVKVEGESILVNIK; encoded by the coding sequence ATTTTTAAAATAGACTTTAGAGGTGATAGAATTAGTTTTGTTGAAGTTGCTAAGATGGATGAATTACCTGAAGGAAGTATGAAACATGTTGAGAAAGGAGATACTGAAATTCTTTTAGCAAATGTTGACGGAAAAATTTATGCTGTAAGCGACAGGTGCGGCCACATGAATGCAAGGCTTTCTATGGGGCGTCTCCAGGGAACCACTGTTATATGCCCGTTGCATGCTTCTCAATTTGACGTTACCACTGGAAAGAATATTAAAGAACCAGTTCTTACATCCATTCCTGGAGAGGAAAAAGTTCCTGCACTCAAGAAATATTCAGAACGCTTAGAAAAAATTATTGCACCGGTAAAAACTTATGACTTACCCACTTTTAATGTTAAAGTTGAGGGTGAAAGTATATTGGTTAATATTAAGTGA
- a CDS encoding ABC transporter ATP-binding protein: MVLSVDKIEFSYGNAAVLKDVNFKVKKGDFVSILGVNGSGKSTLMKCINRILKFKDGMIFVEDRDIKKMKDIEIARKIGYVPQSSETGFVTVFDAVLLGRKPYIKWDVSKNDIELTEKILKVMNLEEYALRYINELSGGELQKVVIARALVQEPQILLLDEPTSDLDLKNQLEVMRIIREVSDTHNIASIVVMHDINLALRYSDKFIILKEGQVFTTGGKEVITPEIIKETYGVDVHVKNFEGVPMIIPKSQ; the protein is encoded by the coding sequence ATGGTTCTTTCAGTTGATAAAATCGAATTTTCTTATGGAAATGCAGCAGTACTTAAAGATGTGAACTTTAAGGTTAAAAAAGGAGATTTTGTTTCAATACTGGGAGTTAACGGGTCTGGAAAATCTACATTAATGAAATGCATAAACCGGATTTTGAAGTTTAAAGATGGCATGATCTTCGTTGAAGATAGAGATATAAAGAAAATGAAAGACATCGAAATTGCAAGAAAAATTGGTTATGTACCTCAAAGTTCAGAAACAGGGTTTGTCACAGTTTTTGACGCAGTTTTGCTTGGTAGAAAGCCTTACATAAAATGGGATGTTTCCAAGAATGACATAGAATTAACAGAGAAAATACTGAAGGTCATGAACCTCGAAGAATACGCACTCAGGTACATAAATGAACTGAGCGGTGGAGAACTGCAGAAAGTTGTTATAGCACGTGCATTAGTTCAGGAACCTCAGATTTTACTTTTAGATGAGCCTACCAGTGACCTTGACTTAAAAAATCAGTTAGAAGTGATGAGGATTATAAGGGAAGTATCAGATACCCACAATATCGCTTCAATTGTGGTTATGCATGATATAAACCTTGCCTTAAGATATTCTGATAAATTTATAATATTAAAAGAGGGGCAGGTGTTCACTACTGGGGGAAAAGAAGTTATAACCCCCGAAATTATAAAAGAAACTTATGGGGTCGATGTACATGTTAAAAACTTTGAAGGTGTTCCAATGATCATCCCAAAATCTCAATGA